A genomic stretch from Aminobacter aminovorans includes:
- the pdeM gene encoding ligase-associated DNA damage response endonuclease PdeM: MNIAARELTRVGCEAIAVAGVRAACDWRGVVHFPDIDLLVVSDLHLEKGSSHARRGRLIPPYDTAATLRRLAEVVADYQPRTIVSLGDSFHDGEGAARLPEPFRASLMAMIAGRSWFWIAGNHDPDAPDDLPGETVEELAVAGLVFRHEPSKGHAEGEIAGHLHPCARIVQRGRSVRRRCFASDGARLIMPAFGAFTGSLNVLDRAYRGMFREGAPTAYMIGTSRVYPIAGSLLRPG, encoded by the coding sequence ATGAACATAGCCGCGCGTGAACTGACCAGGGTTGGCTGCGAGGCGATTGCGGTCGCTGGCGTGCGCGCGGCCTGCGATTGGCGCGGCGTTGTGCATTTCCCTGATATCGACCTGCTCGTCGTTTCCGACCTGCATCTGGAGAAGGGCTCGTCGCATGCCCGCCGCGGTCGGCTGATTCCGCCCTATGATACGGCGGCGACGCTTCGGCGGCTTGCCGAGGTGGTCGCGGACTACCAGCCGCGTACCATCGTCAGTCTCGGCGACAGTTTTCACGACGGCGAGGGTGCGGCACGGCTGCCCGAACCGTTTCGTGCCAGCCTGATGGCGATGATAGCCGGGCGGAGCTGGTTCTGGATCGCAGGCAACCACGATCCTGATGCGCCCGACGACCTGCCGGGCGAAACAGTCGAGGAGCTTGCGGTCGCCGGCCTGGTGTTTCGCCACGAGCCGTCGAAGGGCCACGCCGAGGGCGAGATTGCCGGCCACCTGCACCCTTGCGCCCGCATCGTCCAGCGCGGCCGCTCGGTTCGCCGGCGCTGCTTCGCCAGCGACGGCGCGCGCCTTATCATGCCTGCTTTCGGCGCCTTCACCGGTTCGCTCAACGTGCTCGACCGGGCTTATCGCGGCATGTTCCGGGAGGGAGCGCCGACGGCGTATATGATCGGGACGAGTCGGGTCTATCCGATTGCCGGGTCGTTACTCAGGCCGGGTTAA
- a CDS encoding ligase-associated DNA damage response DEXH box helicase encodes MLPEPFARWFAERGWSPRPHQLDLLASAQQGNSVLLIAPTGAGKTLAGFLPALTDLAVRPKKRPGEPQRGVHTLYISPLKALAVDIERNLGKPVDEMKLPIKMETRTGDTPQHKRTRQKLSPPDILLTTPEQLALLIASPDADRFFNGLRYLVLDELHSLVTSKRGHLLSLGLARLRAFVPDLQAIGLSATVAEPDELRRWLVRQNPAGQMADLITVSGGARPEITILDSKERVPWSGHSARYAIPEVYDAIRRHQTTLLFVNTRSQAELLFQELWRVNDDNLPIALHHGSLDVGQRRKVEKAMADNFLRAVVATSTLDLGIDWGDVDLVVHVGAPKGASRLAQRIGRANHRMDEPSRAILVPANRFEVLECRAALEANYLGAQDTPPLIDGALDVLAQHVLGCACAAPFDADELYAEVTGAAPYAGLDRDSFDRVVDFVATGGYALRSYERYARIRKTKDGKWRVSNPRIAQQYRLNVGTIIEAPMLNVRYTRAKGKAGAGTAAALTLRGGAPLGKIEEYFVETLSIGDMFMFAGKVLRFEGIRENECYVSTGGGGNVLVPSYAGGKFPLSTYLADQVRGMLADPARWQALPEQVADWLRFQQEKSVLPRQEDLLVETFPRGERFYMVAYPFEGRLAHQTLGMLLTRRLERMGARPLGFVATDYSLAIWALGDLGRMFKGRKPSLAELFDEDMLGDDLEAWLADSWLLKRTFRNCAVIAGLIEKRFPGQEKSGRQVTVSADLIYDVLRSHEPDHILLKATRADAASGLLDVRRLAEMLSRIHGRIVHKMLDQISPLAVPVMLEIGREPVNGEANDTLLLEAADLIEEAMGST; translated from the coding sequence ATGCTGCCGGAGCCATTCGCGCGATGGTTCGCCGAGCGCGGTTGGTCGCCGCGTCCCCACCAGCTTGATCTCCTGGCCAGCGCGCAACAGGGCAACTCGGTGCTGCTGATCGCGCCCACCGGCGCCGGCAAGACGCTGGCCGGTTTCCTGCCGGCGCTGACGGATCTGGCGGTCAGGCCTAAGAAGCGCCCAGGCGAACCGCAGCGCGGCGTACATACGCTTTACATCTCGCCGCTCAAGGCGCTCGCCGTCGACATCGAGCGCAACCTCGGCAAGCCGGTCGACGAGATGAAGCTGCCGATCAAGATGGAGACGCGCACCGGCGACACACCGCAGCACAAGCGCACGCGACAGAAGCTGTCGCCGCCGGACATTCTGCTGACGACGCCCGAGCAGCTGGCGCTGCTGATTGCCTCGCCCGATGCCGACCGCTTCTTCAACGGCCTGCGCTATCTGGTGCTCGACGAGCTGCACTCGCTGGTGACTTCCAAGCGCGGGCATCTTCTGTCCCTCGGGCTAGCGCGGCTCAGGGCGTTCGTGCCGGACCTGCAGGCGATTGGCCTGTCGGCGACGGTGGCCGAGCCGGACGAGCTGCGGCGCTGGCTGGTCAGGCAGAATCCTGCAGGCCAGATGGCCGACCTGATCACGGTGTCGGGCGGGGCTAGGCCAGAGATCACGATCCTCGATTCCAAGGAACGCGTGCCGTGGTCGGGGCATTCGGCGCGTTATGCCATCCCCGAGGTCTACGACGCGATCCGCCGGCACCAGACGACGCTTTTGTTCGTCAACACCCGCAGCCAGGCGGAGCTCCTGTTCCAGGAGCTGTGGCGTGTGAACGACGACAATCTGCCGATTGCGCTGCATCATGGCTCGCTCGACGTCGGCCAGCGCCGCAAGGTCGAGAAGGCCATGGCCGACAACTTCCTACGCGCCGTCGTCGCCACCTCGACGCTCGACCTCGGCATCGACTGGGGCGACGTCGATCTCGTCGTCCATGTCGGCGCACCCAAGGGAGCGAGCCGGTTGGCCCAGCGCATCGGCCGCGCCAACCACAGGATGGACGAGCCGAGCCGGGCGATCCTGGTACCGGCCAACCGCTTCGAGGTACTGGAGTGTCGGGCAGCACTCGAGGCCAACTATTTGGGCGCGCAGGACACCCCGCCGCTAATCGACGGCGCGCTCGACGTGCTGGCCCAGCATGTGCTGGGTTGCGCCTGCGCAGCACCCTTTGATGCCGACGAGCTCTATGCCGAGGTGACTGGGGCGGCTCCCTATGCTGGGCTCGACCGCGACAGTTTCGACCGCGTCGTCGATTTCGTCGCCACTGGCGGCTACGCGCTGCGCAGCTACGAGCGTTATGCCCGTATCCGCAAGACCAAGGACGGCAAGTGGCGGGTGTCCAACCCGCGCATCGCCCAGCAATACAGATTGAATGTCGGCACCATCATCGAGGCGCCGATGCTGAACGTCCGCTACACCCGCGCCAAAGGCAAGGCGGGCGCGGGCACCGCTGCAGCACTTACGCTGCGCGGCGGCGCTCCGCTCGGCAAGATCGAGGAGTATTTCGTCGAGACGCTTTCGATCGGCGACATGTTCATGTTCGCCGGCAAGGTGCTGCGTTTCGAGGGCATCCGCGAGAACGAGTGTTATGTCTCGACGGGCGGCGGCGGCAACGTGCTTGTGCCGTCCTACGCCGGCGGCAAGTTTCCGCTGTCGACCTATCTCGCCGACCAGGTGCGCGGCATGCTGGCCGACCCCGCACGATGGCAGGCGCTGCCGGAGCAGGTGGCCGACTGGCTGCGCTTCCAGCAGGAGAAGTCGGTGCTGCCGCGCCAGGAGGACCTTCTGGTCGAGACCTTTCCGCGTGGTGAAAGGTTCTACATGGTCGCCTATCCCTTCGAGGGACGGCTGGCGCACCAGACGCTCGGCATGCTGTTGACCCGCCGACTGGAGCGCATGGGAGCCAGGCCGCTTGGCTTCGTCGCCACCGACTATTCGCTGGCGATCTGGGCGCTGGGCGATCTCGGGCGCATGTTCAAGGGCAGGAAGCCGTCACTGGCCGAGCTGTTCGACGAGGACATGCTTGGCGACGACCTCGAGGCCTGGCTCGCCGACAGCTGGCTGCTCAAACGCACCTTCCGCAACTGCGCCGTGATCGCGGGCCTGATAGAGAAGCGTTTCCCGGGGCAAGAAAAAAGCGGCCGGCAGGTGACAGTTTCGGCCGACCTCATCTACGACGTCTTGCGCAGCCATGAGCCCGACCACATCCTGCTCAAGGCGACGCGGGCGGACGCCGCAAGCGGGCTGCTCGATGTCAGGAGGCTGGCCGAGATGCTCTCGCGCATCCATGGGCGAATCGTTCATAAGATGCTCGACCAGATCTCGCCGCTGGCGGTGCCCGTCATGCTCGAGATCGGCCGCGAGCCGGTCAATGGCGAGGCCAACGACACGCTGCTTCTGGAGGCTGCGGACCTGATCGAAGAGGCGATGGGAAGCACATGA
- a CDS encoding methyltransferase domain-containing protein codes for MTPLQLSSNDLLADRRADYAEMLFGSGDHVAAAELMLGALELAPGWAMGWFRLGEMQEAAGQKEAAAEAWRMSLKFEPADRPGAALKLQLIGAAPAADSPPSAFVEMLFDQYAEKFDHALVETLHYRVPELLTAAIAATGRNAFIHAADLGCGTGLMGVKLRPVAKQLDGYDISAEMLRKARDKGVYDHLVKADLQELEPEGPTADLVTAADVFMYLGALDQVFSSVMKMLAPGGLFAFSVERLQGEGVFELQASRRYAHSEAYVHGLIAAAGLRLVSLERAVIRQDRREPVEGLIVVTEYA; via the coding sequence TTGACGCCGTTGCAGCTCTCTTCCAACGACCTGCTTGCCGACCGGCGGGCGGATTATGCCGAAATGCTGTTCGGTTCCGGCGACCATGTCGCCGCAGCCGAATTGATGCTCGGGGCACTTGAGCTCGCGCCCGGCTGGGCGATGGGCTGGTTCCGACTTGGCGAGATGCAGGAGGCTGCCGGCCAGAAGGAGGCCGCCGCCGAGGCGTGGCGCATGTCACTGAAGTTCGAGCCAGCCGATCGGCCGGGCGCTGCGCTCAAGCTGCAGCTGATCGGGGCAGCACCAGCAGCCGACAGTCCGCCCAGCGCCTTCGTCGAGATGCTGTTCGACCAATACGCCGAAAAGTTCGACCATGCGCTGGTGGAGACGTTGCATTACCGCGTGCCGGAGCTGCTGACGGCGGCGATCGCGGCGACCGGGCGCAACGCATTCATACATGCCGCCGATCTTGGCTGCGGCACCGGCCTGATGGGCGTCAAGCTCAGGCCGGTGGCGAAGCAACTCGACGGTTACGACATCTCGGCGGAGATGCTGCGCAAGGCGCGCGACAAGGGGGTGTACGACCATCTGGTCAAGGCCGATTTGCAGGAACTGGAGCCGGAGGGACCTACCGCCGATCTCGTCACGGCGGCCGACGTTTTTATGTATCTCGGCGCGCTTGACCAGGTGTTTTCGAGCGTCATGAAGATGCTGGCGCCTGGGGGCCTTTTTGCTTTTTCCGTCGAACGTCTCCAGGGCGAGGGAGTCTTCGAGCTGCAGGCCTCGCGACGCTACGCCCATTCCGAGGCCTACGTGCACGGCCTGATCGCCGCTGCCGGACTGCGGCTGGTTTCGCTGGAGCGCGCCGTCATCCGCCAGGATCGCCGCGAGCCGGTCGAGGGACTGATCGTGGTGACGGAGTACGCCTAG
- a CDS encoding ligase-associated DNA damage response exonuclease gives MRPSDLLHSRPEGLYCPSGDFYIDPVRPVERALITHGHSDHARPGHAKVLATRETLDIMAIRYGPHFAATSQAMPLGEKIRLGDVTVSFHPAGHVLGSAQIAVERNGMRIVASGDYKRVKDPTCAGFEVVPCDVFISEATFALPVFRHPDASEEIGKLLRSIRQFPERAHLVGAYALGKAQRVMRLLRDQGYDRPIYIHGALTRLSEYYQSQRVDLGDLQPATVEDGDKADFAGAIIVAPSSTFADRWARRFPDPLAAFASGWMRIRQRAKQGGVELPLVISDHSDWAELTATITETGAGEVWVTHGREEALVRWCELNGIAARPLHLVGYEDEGD, from the coding sequence ATGCGGCCCAGCGACCTCCTCCATTCACGTCCCGAAGGGCTCTACTGCCCATCCGGCGATTTCTACATCGACCCGGTACGGCCGGTCGAACGCGCGCTCATTACGCACGGCCATTCCGACCATGCCCGCCCCGGCCACGCCAAGGTACTGGCGACGCGCGAGACGCTCGACATCATGGCAATACGATACGGGCCGCATTTCGCCGCCACCAGCCAGGCGATGCCGCTCGGCGAGAAGATCCGGCTCGGTGACGTCACCGTGTCGTTCCACCCCGCCGGCCACGTGCTCGGTTCGGCCCAGATTGCGGTCGAGCGCAATGGCATGCGCATTGTCGCCTCCGGCGACTATAAGCGCGTCAAGGACCCGACCTGTGCCGGCTTCGAGGTCGTGCCCTGCGACGTGTTCATATCAGAGGCCACCTTCGCCCTGCCCGTCTTCCGCCATCCCGACGCTTCAGAGGAGATCGGCAAGCTTCTGAGATCCATCCGGCAGTTTCCCGAACGCGCGCATCTCGTCGGCGCCTATGCGCTCGGCAAGGCACAACGGGTGATGCGGCTGTTGCGCGACCAAGGCTATGACAGGCCGATCTACATCCACGGCGCGCTCACGCGACTGAGCGAATACTACCAGAGCCAGCGCGTCGACCTCGGTGACCTTCAGCCGGCGACCGTCGAGGACGGCGACAAGGCCGATTTCGCCGGCGCCATCATCGTTGCGCCCTCCTCAACCTTCGCCGACCGCTGGGCCCGGCGCTTCCCCGACCCGCTCGCCGCCTTCGCCTCGGGATGGATGCGCATCCGGCAGCGCGCCAAGCAGGGCGGCGTCGAGCTGCCGCTCGTCATCTCAGACCATTCCGACTGGGCCGAGCTGACTGCCACGATCACGGAAACAGGCGCCGGCGAGGTCTGGGTCACTCACGGCCGCGAGGAAGCGCTGGTGCGCTGGTGCGAGCTCAACGGCATAGCGGCTCGGCCGTTGCACCTCGTCGGCTATGAGGATGAGGGGGATTGA
- a CDS encoding cisplatin damage response ATP-dependent DNA ligase, translated as MNRFAELLDRLVLTPSRNGKLKLITDYFRAVEDPDRGLALAAITGELDITSVKPAMLRQLVSERMDPVLFGYSYDYVGDLAETVSLVWPEVPESRPDHDITLAEVVQKLQSASRSDGPAVLARLLDQAGTSARFAIIKLVTGGLRIGVSARLAKQALADLGSVDVAEIEELWHGLTPPYVSLFAWLEGKAGKPEKAARALFRPVMLSNPIGDGDLEKLNPAEYAAEWKWDGIRVQAVSEGGIRRLYSRTGDDVSGAFPDVVAAMDFDAALDGELLVGVPREATGTFSDLQQRLNRKTVSAKMQDRYPAFVRCYDLLQIDGEDLRELPFTERRTRLEAFIAKLDPGRFDLSPLVAFDSWSQLEAMRREPPHPIIEGVMLKRLDSPYLAGRPKGPWFKWKRDPHTVDAVLMYAQRGHGKRSSFYSDYTFGVWSGVAGAEELVPVGKAYFGFTDEELKQIDKFVRDNTVERFGPVRSVRADRGHGLVLEVAFEGLNRSTRHKSGVAMRFPRISRLRWDKPPAEADRIETLQALLD; from the coding sequence ATGAACCGCTTCGCCGAACTCCTCGACCGTCTGGTGCTGACGCCGTCGCGCAATGGCAAGCTGAAGCTCATCACCGACTACTTCCGCGCGGTCGAGGATCCCGACCGCGGTCTGGCGCTGGCGGCAATTACCGGCGAGCTCGACATCACCTCGGTCAAGCCGGCAATGTTGCGCCAGCTCGTCTCCGAGCGCATGGACCCTGTCCTGTTCGGCTATTCCTATGACTATGTCGGTGACCTCGCCGAGACGGTGTCGCTCGTCTGGCCAGAAGTGCCCGAAAGCCGACCCGACCACGACATCACGCTTGCCGAGGTGGTACAGAAACTGCAGTCGGCCAGCCGCTCCGACGGGCCGGCCGTGCTCGCCCGCCTGCTCGATCAGGCCGGCACGTCGGCCCGCTTCGCCATCATCAAACTTGTCACCGGCGGCCTGCGCATTGGCGTTTCCGCCCGCCTAGCCAAGCAGGCGCTGGCCGATCTCGGTTCCGTCGACGTCGCCGAGATCGAGGAGCTATGGCACGGGCTGACCCCGCCCTATGTCAGCCTGTTCGCATGGCTGGAGGGCAAGGCTGGGAAGCCCGAGAAGGCTGCGCGGGCATTGTTCCGACCGGTGATGCTGTCCAATCCGATCGGCGATGGCGATCTCGAAAAGCTCAATCCCGCCGAATACGCCGCCGAGTGGAAATGGGATGGCATTCGTGTCCAGGCGGTATCGGAGGGCGGCATCCGCAGGCTCTATTCGCGCACCGGCGACGACGTCTCCGGCGCCTTCCCCGACGTGGTGGCGGCGATGGATTTCGACGCGGCACTCGATGGCGAACTGCTCGTCGGCGTACCCCGCGAGGCAACCGGCACATTCTCCGACCTGCAGCAGCGCCTCAACCGCAAGACCGTGTCGGCCAAGATGCAGGACCGCTACCCCGCCTTCGTGCGCTGCTACGACCTGCTGCAGATCGATGGCGAGGATCTGCGCGAGCTACCCTTCACCGAACGCCGCACGCGGCTCGAGGCCTTCATCGCCAAGCTCGACCCCGGCCGTTTCGACCTGTCGCCGCTGGTAGCCTTCGACAGTTGGAGCCAGCTGGAAGCGATGCGTAGAGAACCACCACACCCGATCATCGAGGGAGTTATGCTGAAGCGACTGGATTCGCCCTATCTCGCCGGCCGCCCCAAGGGTCCCTGGTTCAAGTGGAAGCGCGACCCGCACACTGTCGACGCAGTGCTGATGTATGCCCAGCGCGGCCACGGCAAACGTTCGAGCTTCTACTCGGATTACACCTTCGGCGTCTGGTCGGGCGTTGCGGGGGCGGAAGAGCTGGTGCCGGTGGGCAAAGCCTATTTCGGCTTCACCGACGAGGAACTCAAGCAGATCGACAAGTTCGTGCGCGACAACACCGTCGAGCGCTTCGGCCCGGTGCGATCGGTGCGCGCCGACAGGGGCCACGGTCTGGTGCTGGAGGTCGCTTTCGAGGGCCTCAACCGCTCGACCCGCCACAAGTCGGGCGTCGCCATGCGCTTTCCCAGGATATCCCGGCTGCGCTGGGACAAGCCGCCTGCAGAAGCGGACCGCATCGAGACGCTGCAGGCGCTGCTCGACTAG
- a CDS encoding NAD(P)H-dependent flavin oxidoreductase translates to MALPEILKKNLRVPVIGAPLFIISHPPLVLAQCKAGVVGSFPALNARPEAQLDEWLAEVTEDLAAHDAANPDRPAAPFAVNQIVHKSNKRLEHDLRLCVKYKVPVVISSLGAVEEVNQAVHSYGGIVLHDIIHDRHARKAIKMGADGLIAVAAGAGGHAGTLSPFALIQEIRQWFDGPLLLSGAIANGGAVLAAQAMGADLAYIGSPFIATVEARASDAYKQMIVESKAADIVYSNLFTGIHGNYLKGSVRAAGMDPDNLAVSDPSHMDFEGDNKYKAWKDIWGCGQGIGAVDKVVPVTELVDRLASEYAAAKARLAGCV, encoded by the coding sequence GTGGCATTGCCTGAAATCCTCAAGAAGAATTTGCGTGTTCCCGTCATCGGCGCGCCTTTGTTCATCATCTCGCATCCGCCACTGGTGCTGGCCCAATGCAAGGCCGGCGTCGTCGGCTCGTTCCCGGCGCTCAACGCCCGCCCCGAGGCTCAGCTTGACGAATGGCTGGCCGAGGTGACCGAAGATCTTGCCGCCCACGATGCCGCCAACCCCGACCGTCCGGCCGCCCCCTTCGCCGTCAACCAGATCGTCCACAAGTCCAACAAGCGGCTCGAGCACGATCTGCGCCTATGCGTGAAATACAAGGTGCCGGTCGTCATCTCGTCGCTCGGCGCCGTCGAGGAGGTCAACCAGGCGGTACACTCCTATGGCGGCATCGTGCTGCACGACATCATCCATGACCGCCATGCCCGCAAGGCGATCAAGATGGGCGCCGACGGCCTGATTGCGGTCGCGGCCGGTGCCGGCGGCCATGCCGGCACGCTTTCGCCCTTCGCTCTGATCCAGGAAATCCGCCAGTGGTTCGACGGACCGCTTCTGCTCTCGGGCGCCATCGCCAATGGCGGTGCTGTGCTCGCGGCCCAGGCCATGGGTGCCGACCTCGCCTATATCGGCTCGCCCTTCATCGCCACGGTGGAGGCGCGCGCCTCCGACGCCTACAAGCAGATGATCGTCGAATCCAAGGCCGCCGACATCGTCTATTCCAACCTGTTCACCGGCATCCACGGCAACTACCTCAAGGGTTCGGTCCGCGCGGCCGGCATGGACCCCGACAACCTTGCCGTCTCCGATCCCAGCCACATGGATTTCGAGGGCGACAACAAATACAAGGCCTGGAAGGACATCTGGGGCTGCGGTCAGGGCATCGGCGCCGTCGACAAGGTCGTCCCGGTCACTGAGCTGGTCGACCGCCTCGCCAGCGAATACGCCGCAGCGAAAGCGCGGCTCGCCGGCTGCGTGTGA
- a CDS encoding polysaccharide pyruvyl transferase family protein: protein MSLKSRLSSFRRVYLAARTIETPPTLLFWWGSYGFKGGPTIGDLMAVDNLSASLRRRGIEHAVISHPELQIPGHLPVDDIYSIKPVRKVVFVCGPITDSRDLSDLLSIHRHAGKIAAGVSILPNQAKMNRRFDQIVGRDGIDPSYFDLAVSETVEPAGKNRPLETVGICLRGPQSEYGARRAGMALQAETILQDAVRGSGLRPLEIDTVLSPSNSAGAIHACFASSDIVLTTRMHGALLALAAGKPVIAIDQVPGGAKVTAVVGKTGWPFVFQAEKVSAETVRAALDELRTGNWRTQLLGAQARICALVEDALAASVDAIAH from the coding sequence ATGTCGCTGAAGAGCCGGCTCAGTTCCTTTCGCCGTGTGTACCTGGCTGCGCGTACGATAGAAACACCGCCTACACTTCTGTTCTGGTGGGGTAGCTACGGCTTCAAGGGCGGTCCCACGATCGGCGATCTGATGGCCGTCGACAATCTGTCGGCGAGCCTGCGTCGGCGCGGCATCGAGCATGCCGTCATTTCGCATCCGGAACTGCAGATTCCAGGCCATCTGCCGGTTGATGATATCTACTCGATCAAGCCGGTGAGAAAGGTCGTGTTCGTCTGCGGTCCGATCACCGACAGCCGGGACCTGAGCGACCTTTTGTCGATCCACAGACATGCCGGAAAAATCGCCGCAGGCGTCAGCATCCTGCCCAATCAGGCCAAGATGAATCGCCGGTTCGATCAAATTGTTGGTCGCGATGGCATTGATCCATCCTACTTCGATCTTGCCGTTTCAGAGACCGTCGAGCCTGCCGGCAAAAACCGGCCATTGGAGACAGTGGGTATTTGTCTTCGAGGCCCTCAAAGCGAGTATGGCGCCAGGCGAGCAGGGATGGCTTTGCAGGCGGAGACCATATTGCAGGATGCGGTGCGCGGGTCGGGCCTTCGTCCGCTCGAGATCGATACGGTGCTCTCGCCCTCGAACAGCGCCGGGGCGATCCATGCCTGCTTTGCATCCTCTGACATTGTGCTGACGACCCGCATGCATGGAGCACTGTTGGCGCTCGCTGCGGGAAAGCCTGTGATTGCGATCGATCAGGTGCCCGGTGGAGCAAAAGTTACCGCCGTGGTCGGGAAGACCGGCTGGCCATTTGTATTCCAGGCGGAAAAGGTGTCTGCCGAAACGGTGCGGGCGGCTCTTGACGAACTGCGCACCGGCAATTGGCGGACCCAGCTACTCGGCGCCCAGGCCAGGATCTGTGCGCTTGTCGAGGATGCGCTCGCGGCGAGTGTCGATGCAATCGCGCATTGA
- a CDS encoding glycosyltransferase — MLAVVNSLWIGNKLGPVHAGCLRSFLRHGHRVVLHVFDRPEDVPEGVELFDAQRLMARSEIVAHQATGSLALASDIYRYRILKAGLGIYVDCDVYCLRPIQQEEFLFGWESDSAINGAVLGLPSQHAALADLIAASSDPHFIPWWYRSRKRRLLRLRKAMRLPVPVSRHRWGVIGPQLLTNVTRRHEIAGSAKPIDVFYPVSYQNTSLLFDRGLSWPDIATNRTLGVHLSASVISGREIVRGSLLDAVITS, encoded by the coding sequence ATGTTGGCAGTGGTGAATTCGCTGTGGATTGGCAACAAACTGGGGCCGGTCCACGCGGGTTGTCTGAGGTCGTTTCTTAGACACGGGCATCGTGTCGTTCTGCACGTGTTCGACCGGCCGGAGGACGTACCGGAAGGTGTCGAACTTTTCGATGCCCAACGGTTGATGGCGCGGTCGGAAATAGTTGCGCATCAAGCCACCGGCAGCCTGGCCCTTGCGTCGGATATCTACCGCTACCGCATCCTCAAGGCTGGCCTCGGTATCTACGTCGATTGCGACGTCTATTGCCTGAGGCCGATCCAGCAGGAAGAATTCCTCTTCGGATGGGAGTCTGACAGCGCGATCAATGGCGCTGTCCTGGGGCTGCCTTCGCAACATGCGGCGCTCGCAGATCTGATCGCCGCATCCAGCGATCCTCATTTCATTCCGTGGTGGTATAGGAGCAGGAAGAGACGGTTGCTGCGTCTGCGCAAGGCCATGCGCTTGCCAGTCCCGGTATCTCGCCATCGATGGGGCGTGATTGGTCCGCAGTTGCTGACCAACGTCACCCGGCGCCATGAAATTGCTGGTTCGGCCAAACCGATAGACGTGTTCTACCCGGTCAGCTACCAGAACACGAGCCTGCTCTTTGATCGCGGGCTGTCCTGGCCCGACATAGCGACCAATCGAACGCTTGGCGTTCATTTGAGCGCCTCGGTCATATCAGGACGCGAAATCGTACGCGGCAGCCTGCTTGACGCGGTCATCACCTCATAA
- a CDS encoding cupin domain-containing protein, producing the protein MAHKTILKFGRPEGADSSDLPGWVVVEGKPTMKTAVQHTTRDGKVLSGTWQATPGTYHASYTDYEFVHMISGRIIITPDGGEPVEVGPGDAFVVEADFKGTWKIIEPVTKHFVVTVGS; encoded by the coding sequence ATGGCGCACAAAACCATCCTGAAGTTCGGCCGGCCGGAAGGTGCCGACTCCAGTGACCTGCCAGGTTGGGTCGTGGTCGAAGGAAAGCCGACGATGAAGACTGCCGTCCAGCACACGACCAGGGATGGCAAGGTGCTGTCGGGAACGTGGCAGGCCACCCCGGGCACCTACCACGCGAGCTACACCGACTACGAATTTGTCCACATGATCTCAGGCCGCATCATCATCACGCCAGACGGCGGCGAACCCGTCGAGGTTGGGCCGGGCGACGCGTTTGTCGTCGAAGCCGACTTCAAGGGGACCTGGAAGATCATCGAGCCGGTGACGAAGCACTTCGTCGTCACTGTTGGATCGTAG
- a CDS encoding aldolase/citrate lyase family protein, with translation MSGHTTEDLAVVAASLRRAELFVRVNPVNAGTTAEIETVLGHGAQVLMLPYFRTAGEVETFVRLVDGRAAVMILVETASALVRIREILAVPGVCEVMVGLNDLRLELGVRNHFEVLVSPLMDAVAREVRAAKLPFSIGGVGRVDDVSLPVSPNLVLAQYARLGATGAWISRSFFECVPADWDFGDAVASIRRRLTEWADASPEALEQARDELSLHARLWR, from the coding sequence TTGTCAGGACACACGACCGAAGATCTGGCCGTTGTGGCGGCCTCGCTTCGGCGGGCGGAACTCTTCGTGCGCGTCAATCCGGTCAATGCGGGCACCACGGCCGAAATCGAGACTGTGCTGGGCCATGGCGCACAAGTGCTGATGCTGCCGTATTTCCGTACGGCGGGCGAGGTCGAGACCTTCGTCCGCCTCGTTGACGGGCGCGCAGCGGTGATGATCCTCGTCGAGACCGCGTCGGCGCTGGTCCGAATTCGCGAAATACTGGCCGTCCCGGGTGTCTGCGAGGTCATGGTCGGTCTCAACGATCTGCGCCTTGAACTCGGCGTGCGCAATCATTTCGAGGTGCTGGTCTCGCCGCTGATGGATGCGGTGGCGCGCGAGGTCCGGGCAGCGAAGCTACCCTTCTCGATCGGCGGCGTCGGTCGTGTCGATGATGTGTCGCTCCCCGTTTCCCCTAATCTGGTGCTTGCCCAATATGCACGCCTCGGCGCCACCGGTGCGTGGATTTCGCGGTCGTTCTTCGAGTGCGTGCCTGCGGATTGGGATTTCGGCGACGCGGTTGCATCGATCCGGCGGCGGCTCACCGAATGGGCGGATGCTTCGCCCGAGGCGCTGGAGCAGGCGCGCGACGAACTGTCCCTGCATGCGCGCCTGTGGCGGTGA